From one Bacteroides fragilis NCTC 9343 genomic stretch:
- a CDS encoding cation:proton antiporter domain-containing protein — protein sequence MHWFDLSLQLPITDPTWVFFLVLIIILFAPMILGRLHIPHIIGMILAGVVIGEYGFNVLERDSSFELFGKVGLYYIMFLAGLEMDMEDFKKNRTKGLVFGWFTFIIPMALGVWSSMELLGYGFTTAVLLASMYASHTLIAYPIISRYGLSRLRSVNITIGGTAVTVTLALIILAVIGGMYKGTVDGMFWVLLVVKVAFLSFLIVFFFPRIGRWFFRKYDDSVMQFVFVLAMVFLGSGLMEFVGMEGILGAFLAGLVLNRLIPHVSPLMNRLEFVGNALFIPYFLIGVGMIIDVRTLFTGGEALKVAVVMTVFATLSKWLAAWITQKIYHMQPNERSMMFGLSNAQAAATLAAVLIGHEIIMENGERLLNDDVLNGTVVMILFTCVISSLVTERSARRFALHEEMQFEDNKEKTEQEQILIPVANPDTIEDLINLALVIRDTKQKKELIALNVINDNNNSENKELQGKRNLEKAAMIAASADVSVNMVSRYDLNIASGIIHTIKEYDATDVVIGLHRKANIVDSFFGNLAESLLKGTHREVIIAKFLMPVNTLRRIIIAVPPKAEYETGFSKWVEHFCRMGSLLGCRVHFFANEQTLMRLQQLVKKKHGSTPTEFSRLDEWDDLLLLTGQVNFDHLLVVISARRGSISYDPSFERLPNQLGKYFSNNSLIILYPDQFGEPQEIVSFSDPRGYNESQHYDKVGKWFYKWLKKN from the coding sequence ATGCATTGGTTTGACCTCAGTTTACAACTCCCGATAACAGACCCCACGTGGGTGTTTTTCTTGGTTTTGATCATTATTCTTTTCGCACCGATGATATTAGGACGTCTGCATATACCTCATATTATCGGCATGATTTTGGCCGGAGTGGTTATCGGTGAATATGGCTTTAATGTTCTCGAGCGGGACAGTAGTTTCGAATTGTTCGGAAAAGTAGGCCTCTATTATATCATGTTTCTGGCCGGACTGGAAATGGATATGGAGGATTTTAAGAAGAACCGGACAAAAGGACTGGTCTTCGGATGGTTTACATTTATCATTCCGATGGCATTGGGGGTATGGAGTAGTATGGAATTGCTGGGATATGGATTTACTACAGCGGTATTACTCGCCAGTATGTATGCTTCCCATACACTGATTGCCTATCCCATTATCAGCCGTTATGGATTGTCCAGACTCAGGAGTGTAAATATAACCATCGGCGGTACGGCGGTAACGGTTACGTTGGCTTTGATTATTCTTGCCGTCATTGGTGGTATGTACAAAGGAACTGTCGACGGTATGTTTTGGGTGCTGTTAGTGGTGAAAGTTGCATTTCTGAGTTTTCTGATCGTTTTCTTCTTCCCGCGTATCGGTCGATGGTTTTTCCGTAAGTACGATGATAGCGTAATGCAATTTGTCTTTGTACTCGCGATGGTCTTTTTAGGTAGTGGTTTGATGGAGTTTGTCGGTATGGAGGGTATTTTGGGAGCTTTTCTTGCCGGACTTGTATTGAATCGCTTGATTCCGCATGTTTCTCCTCTGATGAATCGGTTGGAGTTTGTCGGAAATGCCTTGTTTATTCCATATTTCCTGATTGGTGTGGGGATGATAATCGATGTCCGAACCCTGTTTACCGGTGGTGAAGCTCTAAAGGTTGCCGTAGTGATGACCGTATTCGCTACTCTAAGTAAATGGTTGGCAGCTTGGATCACACAGAAGATTTATCATATGCAGCCCAATGAACGAAGTATGATGTTCGGTTTGAGCAATGCGCAGGCTGCTGCTACGCTGGCAGCAGTATTGATAGGGCATGAAATCATTATGGAAAATGGAGAGCGGTTGCTGAATGACGATGTGCTCAATGGCACGGTAGTAATGATTCTCTTTACGTGCGTCATCAGTTCGCTTGTAACCGAACGTTCGGCAAGGCGTTTTGCTCTGCACGAAGAGATGCAGTTTGAAGATAATAAAGAGAAGACAGAACAGGAGCAGATTCTGATTCCGGTAGCAAATCCGGATACCATTGAAGATCTGATTAATCTTGCCTTGGTCATCAGAGATACTAAACAGAAAAAAGAATTGATCGCACTCAATGTAATCAATGATAATAACAATTCGGAAAATAAGGAATTACAGGGTAAGCGGAATCTGGAAAAGGCGGCAATGATTGCTGCTTCTGCCGATGTTTCGGTCAATATGGTGAGTCGTTATGATCTTAATATTGCTTCGGGCATTATTCATACCATTAAGGAGTACGATGCTACAGATGTAGTGATCGGTTTGCACCGTAAGGCAAATATTGTCGATTCATTTTTTGGTAATCTGGCCGAAAGCTTGCTGAAAGGTACCCATCGGGAAGTGATCATCGCCAAATTCTTAATGCCCGTCAATACACTTCGGCGTATTATTATTGCTGTGCCGCCAAAGGCTGAATATGAAACCGGATTTTCCAAATGGGTAGAGCACTTCTGCCGCATGGGAAGTCTTTTAGGATGTCGGGTACATTTCTTTGCCAACGAGCAAACCCTGATGCGACTGCAGCAGTTGGTAAAGAAAAAGCATGGTAGTACGCCCACTGAATTTTCCAGGTTGGACGAGTGGGATGATCTGCTTCTACTGACCGGGCAGGTAAATTTTGACCATCTGTTGGTGGTTATTAGTGCACGGCGCGGATCTATCTCATACGACCCTTCATTCGAACGTCTACCCAATCAGCTCGGAAAATATTTCTCAAACAACAGTCTGATTATATTGTATCCCGATCAGTTTGGTGAACCACAGGAAATTGTTTCATTCTCTGATCCGCGTGGCTACAACGAGTCTCAACATTACGATAAGGTAGGTAAATGGTTCTATAAATGGTTAAAGAAGAATTAA
- a CDS encoding tRNA threonylcarbamoyladenosine dehydratase — translation MVKEELMENWQQRTELLLGAEKMERLRKSHVLVVGLGGVGAYAAEMICRAGVGRMTIVDADIVQPTNINRQLPATHATLGMEKAKVLEARFRDINPEIELTVLPVYLKDDNIPELLDAARYDFIVDAIDTISPKCYLIYHALQRRIKIISSMGAGAKSDITQVRFADLWDTYHCGLSKAVRKRLQKMGVKRKLPVVFSTEQADSKAVLLTDDERNKKSTCGTVSYMPAVFGCYLAEYVIKRL, via the coding sequence ATGGTTAAAGAAGAATTAATGGAGAACTGGCAACAGAGAACAGAACTCCTTTTAGGAGCGGAGAAGATGGAACGCTTGCGGAAATCGCATGTGTTGGTTGTCGGATTAGGAGGAGTAGGTGCTTATGCAGCCGAAATGATTTGTCGTGCAGGCGTAGGGCGAATGACAATAGTAGATGCTGATATTGTACAGCCCACTAATATTAACCGCCAGTTGCCGGCTACTCATGCCACTTTGGGTATGGAAAAAGCGAAGGTGTTGGAAGCACGTTTCAGAGATATTAATCCGGAAATAGAGTTGACTGTATTGCCTGTTTATCTGAAAGACGATAACATACCCGAACTGCTGGATGCTGCACGTTATGATTTTATAGTCGATGCCATTGACACCATAAGTCCAAAGTGTTATCTGATTTATCATGCTCTTCAGCGACGCATTAAAATAATATCGAGTATGGGTGCAGGAGCAAAGAGTGATATTACACAAGTGCGTTTTGCCGACCTTTGGGATACTTATCATTGTGGTCTTAGCAAGGCCGTCCGGAAGCGTTTGCAAAAAATGGGGGTAAAGCGTAAGCTTCCCGTGGTGTTCAGTACGGAACAGGCGGATTCGAAAGCAGTATTGCTGACTGATGATGAGAGGAACAAGAAATCCACTTGCGGAACTGTGAGCTATATGCCGGCGGTGTTTGGCTGTTATTTGGCAGAGTACGTTATCAAAAGATTGTAA
- a CDS encoding ABC transporter ATP-binding protein — MIHLEGITKSFGSLQVLKGIDLEITQGEVVSIVGPSGAGKTTLLQIMGTLDSPDAGMINIDGTNVSRMKEKELSAFRNKHIGFVFQFHQLLPEFTALENVMIPAFIAGVPTKEASMRAMEILDFMGLKERASHKPNELSGGEKQRVAVARALINQPAVILADEPSGSLDSHNKEELHQLFFDLRNRFGQTFVIVTHDEALAKITDRTIHMVDGNII, encoded by the coding sequence ATGATTCATTTAGAAGGTATAACCAAGAGTTTCGGCTCTTTACAAGTATTGAAAGGGATAGATTTGGAGATAACCCAAGGAGAAGTGGTAAGCATCGTGGGACCCAGTGGAGCGGGGAAGACTACTTTACTTCAGATAATGGGTACTTTGGACAGTCCCGATGCGGGGATGATAAACATTGACGGTACCAATGTAAGCCGGATGAAGGAGAAAGAGCTTTCCGCTTTCCGTAACAAACACATTGGATTTGTCTTTCAGTTCCATCAGTTGTTACCGGAGTTCACGGCACTTGAAAATGTAATGATTCCTGCATTTATAGCCGGAGTGCCGACTAAGGAAGCTTCGATGCGTGCTATGGAGATTCTTGATTTTATGGGATTGAAGGAACGGGCATCTCATAAACCGAATGAACTCTCCGGCGGAGAGAAACAGCGGGTAGCTGTAGCCCGTGCATTGATCAATCAACCGGCAGTTATCTTGGCCGATGAACCTTCCGGAAGCTTGGATTCCCATAATAAGGAAGAATTGCATCAACTCTTTTTTGACCTGAGAAATCGTTTCGGACAGACTTTTGTGATCGTGACCCATGATGAAGCATTAGCAAAAATCACCGACCGTACGATCCATATGGTAGATGGAAATATCATTTGA
- a CDS encoding helix-hairpin-helix domain-containing protein yields MWKDFFYFTRAERQGILILAVLCILVFVAGWLIPVKENTAKNDTEKFKKEYAGFMSSIREKEQKIYSHNNRFQPPRTVRLTTFDPNITDSVGFLDLGLPAWMAKNILKYRNKGGKFRRAEDFRKVYGLTQEQYEMLLPYIYIATLAKPKDTLRLYTRKIEEDTLNFFKYAAGTVVELNSADTTELKKIPGIGSGIAQMITGYRNRLGGFYDIAQLKEIHLDVEKLRPWFNVATSNTRRLNINRTGIERLKAHPYINFYQAKIIVEYRKKKGILKSLKQLSLYEEFTPQDLERISHYICFE; encoded by the coding sequence ATGTGGAAAGACTTCTTTTACTTCACACGTGCAGAACGGCAAGGTATCCTGATACTTGCCGTTTTGTGTATTCTTGTATTTGTGGCCGGATGGTTGATCCCTGTCAAAGAGAACACGGCAAAAAACGATACGGAAAAGTTTAAAAAGGAATATGCCGGTTTTATGTCCTCCATCCGCGAAAAAGAACAAAAGATATATTCACACAATAACCGCTTTCAGCCCCCACGAACAGTCCGTCTGACTACATTTGACCCTAATATCACCGACTCTGTCGGATTCCTTGATTTGGGACTGCCGGCATGGATGGCAAAGAACATCCTAAAGTATCGAAATAAAGGTGGAAAATTCCGTCGGGCGGAAGACTTCCGGAAAGTATACGGATTAACGCAGGAACAATACGAAATGCTCCTACCTTATATTTATATAGCTACGCTCGCAAAGCCCAAAGATACACTTCGCCTCTATACCCGAAAGATAGAAGAAGACACACTGAATTTTTTTAAATATGCAGCCGGAACAGTAGTCGAACTGAACAGTGCAGACACAACGGAACTGAAGAAGATCCCCGGTATAGGTAGTGGAATTGCCCAGATGATAACAGGATATCGCAACCGTTTAGGAGGATTTTATGATATAGCACAATTGAAGGAGATACATCTCGATGTAGAAAAGCTCCGCCCCTGGTTTAACGTGGCAACCAGCAATACCCGACGGCTGAATATCAACCGAACCGGTATCGAACGGCTCAAAGCTCATCCTTACATCAACTTCTACCAAGCCAAAATAATCGTAGAATACAGAAAAAAGAAAGGAATATTAAAAAGTCTGAAGCAACTTTCTCTCTACGAAGAGTTTACGCCTCAAGATCTGGAGCGAATCAGCCACTACATCTGTTTTGAGTAA
- a CDS encoding sodium-dependent transporter — protein MTKKERGNFGSKLGVILASAGSAVGLGNIWRFPYETGNHGGAAFILIYLGCILLLGLPIMIAEFLIGRHSQANTARAYQILAPGTQWRWVGRMGVLAGFLILGYYSVVAGWTLEYIFEAVSNSFAGKTPAEFISSFQSFSSNPWRPALWLTLFLLATHFIIVKGVEKGIEKSSKIMMPTLFIIILILVGCSVTLPGAGKGIEFLLKPDFSKVDGNVFLGAMGQAFFSLSLGMGCLCTYASYFSKNTNLTRTAFSVGIIDTFVAVLAGFIIFPAAFSVGIQPDAGPSLIFITLPNVFQQAFSGIPILAYIFSVMFYVLLALAALTSTISLHEVVTAYLHEEFNFTRGKAARLVTTGCILLGILCSLSLGVTKEFTIFGLGMFDLFDFVTAKLMLPLGGLLISIFTGWYLDKKLVWSEITNNGTLKVPTYKLIIFILKYVAPIAISVIFINELGLLK, from the coding sequence ATGACAAAAAAAGAAAGAGGAAACTTTGGTAGTAAACTGGGTGTGATATTAGCTTCTGCAGGGTCAGCCGTCGGACTGGGCAATATATGGAGATTCCCTTATGAAACGGGAAATCATGGAGGAGCTGCTTTTATTCTTATTTATCTGGGATGCATCCTCCTACTCGGACTACCGATTATGATAGCTGAATTTTTAATCGGACGGCACTCACAGGCTAATACTGCCCGTGCTTACCAGATACTGGCTCCCGGCACTCAATGGCGTTGGGTAGGACGAATGGGAGTTTTGGCAGGATTCCTTATTCTTGGCTATTACTCTGTAGTGGCCGGATGGACATTAGAATATATATTCGAAGCTGTCAGCAACAGTTTTGCAGGTAAAACTCCGGCGGAGTTCATCTCTTCTTTCCAAAGTTTCTCCAGCAATCCCTGGCGTCCGGCCCTATGGCTCACGTTATTCTTACTCGCTACCCATTTCATCATCGTGAAAGGGGTAGAGAAGGGAATCGAAAAATCATCTAAAATTATGATGCCGACCCTCTTCATCATTATCTTAATACTGGTGGGATGCTCTGTCACTTTGCCGGGAGCGGGCAAAGGCATAGAGTTTCTGCTAAAACCAGATTTCAGTAAAGTAGATGGCAATGTATTTCTGGGAGCTATGGGGCAAGCGTTTTTCTCACTCAGCCTTGGAATGGGATGCCTGTGTACCTATGCCTCCTATTTCAGCAAAAACACCAACCTCACCCGAACGGCTTTCAGCGTAGGAATCATCGACACATTTGTCGCTGTACTAGCCGGTTTTATCATCTTTCCTGCAGCGTTTTCGGTAGGAATTCAACCGGACGCCGGACCCAGTTTAATTTTTATAACCCTTCCTAACGTGTTCCAACAGGCTTTCAGCGGAATACCGATACTGGCATATATTTTTTCAGTGATGTTCTACGTATTGCTGGCACTGGCAGCTCTGACTTCTACCATCTCATTGCACGAAGTGGTTACGGCCTACCTGCACGAGGAGTTCAACTTTACAAGGGGAAAAGCTGCCCGGTTAGTGACGACAGGTTGTATTCTGTTAGGGATACTCTGTTCACTCTCTCTGGGAGTTACCAAGGAGTTCACCATCTTCGGACTGGGTATGTTCGACTTGTTCGACTTCGTAACTGCCAAACTGATGTTGCCATTGGGCGGATTACTCATTTCCATTTTTACCGGATGGTATCTGGATAAGAAACTCGTTTGGTCGGAAATCACGAATAACGGTACCCTGAAAGTTCCTACCTATAAACTGATTATCTTTATTCTGAAATACGTAGCCCCGATTGCCATTTCAGTGATCTTCATTAATGAACTGGGGCTACTGAAATAA
- a CDS encoding VanZ family protein, with amino-acid sequence MLSYIKKYPVSLFIILAVIYLSFFKPPSTEISKIPNIDKVVHICMYFGMSGMLWLEFLRAHRRDHTPVWHAWVGAFICPVLFSGCVELLQEYCTTYRGGDWMDFAANTTGAVLASLIGYFIVRPRILSKK; translated from the coding sequence ATGCTATCGTATATTAAGAAATATCCCGTATCGCTCTTTATCATTCTTGCGGTCATCTATCTGTCGTTCTTCAAACCTCCTTCAACGGAGATTAGTAAAATTCCTAATATCGATAAGGTCGTTCATATTTGTATGTACTTTGGCATGTCCGGTATGCTATGGCTGGAGTTTTTACGGGCACACCGTAGAGACCACACTCCGGTGTGGCATGCTTGGGTAGGAGCATTCATTTGTCCGGTGTTGTTCAGCGGATGTGTAGAATTGTTGCAGGAATATTGTACGACCTATCGTGGAGGAGACTGGATGGACTTTGCAGCCAATACCACAGGTGCGGTATTGGCCAGTCTGATAGGATATTTTATTGTCCGTCCACGTATATTAAGTAAAAAGTAG
- a CDS encoding UDP-N-acetylmuramoyl-tripeptide--D-alanyl-D-alanine ligase: MKLSALYKIFLDCAVVTTDSRNCPAGSLFIALKGESFNGNAFAAQALKDGCAYAIVDEAEYAPENNRHIILVDNCLQTLQQLANYHRRQLGTKVIGITGTNGKTTTKELISAVLSKSHNVLYTEGNLNNHIGVPMTLLRLKAEHELAVIEMGANHPGEIKFLVHIAEPDYGMITNVGKAHLEGFGSFEGVIRTKGELYDYLREKEDSTVFIHHDNAYLMDIAHGLNLIPYGSEDALYVNGHVTGNSPYLTFEWKAGKDGDLHKVQTQLIGEYNFPNALAAVTIGRFFGVEAGKIDEALAGYTPRNNRSQLKKTADNTLIIDAYNANPTSMMAALQNFRNMTVKKKMLILGDMRELGAESAAEHRKIVDFLQECSFEKVLLVGEQFTATHPPYHTYANAQEVIKELQTEKPKDYTILIKGSNGIKLSTVVEFL; encoded by the coding sequence ATTCCTGGATTGTGCCGTAGTGACCACCGACAGCCGCAACTGCCCTGCAGGTTCACTGTTTATTGCCCTGAAAGGCGAATCATTCAATGGAAACGCTTTTGCAGCTCAAGCATTAAAAGACGGCTGTGCATACGCCATCGTAGATGAAGCCGAATATGCTCCGGAAAACAACAGACATATCATTCTGGTGGACAATTGCCTGCAAACCCTTCAGCAACTGGCTAATTATCACCGCCGCCAACTGGGTACAAAAGTGATCGGCATTACCGGAACCAACGGGAAAACAACCACTAAAGAGCTGATTTCTGCTGTCTTGTCGAAATCTCACAATGTACTCTACACAGAAGGAAACCTAAACAACCACATTGGAGTGCCCATGACTCTGCTTCGCCTAAAAGCAGAACATGAACTGGCAGTGATCGAAATGGGGGCTAATCATCCCGGAGAGATAAAATTTCTGGTACACATTGCCGAGCCGGATTATGGAATGATCACCAATGTGGGAAAAGCGCATCTGGAAGGATTCGGTTCCTTCGAAGGAGTGATCCGCACCAAAGGAGAATTATATGACTATCTCCGTGAAAAGGAAGATTCTACCGTCTTTATACACCATGATAATGCTTATCTGATGGACATCGCTCATGGCCTGAATCTGATTCCCTACGGAAGTGAAGACGCACTTTATGTAAACGGACATGTGACCGGGAATTCCCCTTATCTGACTTTCGAATGGAAAGCAGGCAAAGATGGTGACTTGCACAAAGTGCAAACTCAGCTTATCGGCGAATATAACTTCCCAAATGCGTTGGCCGCCGTTACTATCGGTCGGTTCTTTGGAGTGGAAGCCGGAAAAATAGATGAAGCACTAGCCGGATATACTCCCCGCAACAACCGTTCACAACTAAAAAAAACCGCGGATAATACACTAATTATAGACGCCTACAATGCCAATCCGACCAGCATGATGGCAGCTCTGCAGAACTTCCGTAATATGACTGTGAAAAAGAAAATGCTGATATTAGGCGATATGCGTGAATTGGGGGCGGAAAGTGCAGCTGAACACCGCAAAATCGTGGACTTCCTGCAAGAATGTTCTTTTGAGAAAGTCCTGCTGGTTGGAGAACAATTTACAGCAACTCATCCTCCTTATCACACCTATGCCAATGCACAGGAAGTGATAAAGGAACTGCAAACGGAAAAGCCTAAAGACTACACCATCCTGATCAAAGGATCGAATGGTATCAAACTGAGCACGGTTGTTGAATTTTTATAA